GATGCGCTCGGTGAAGGATATACAGAGGCCGTTCGAAACGCTTATCTCTACAAAGTGCCCAAGAGCGCGGACTTCGTCATGTTCTGGTGGTACAAAGCAGCGAAGGCGGTTCGCGGCAAGTTGGACAACTGGAATATACCGGCCGAGCAGTTTGGGTTCGTCTCGACGAATAGCATAAGCCAGACCTTCAACCGAAAGGTCATGGAGAAGCAAATTAACACGAACCCATCCGTGAACCTCGTCTTTGCCATTCCGGACCACCCGTGGGTCGCAGGACGCGACGGAGCGGATGTGCGAATTGCTATGACAGTAGGGGCCGTCTCCGATCAGGAGGGGACGCTGCAAGAGGTAATGGAAGAAGGTGCGTCCGACGGCATACATTGGAACGTGCAACTGAAGACGCGGCAAGGCAACATCCTTCCAGATCTGACCATTGGCGCAGATGTGGCAGGTGCAGGACCATTGGAAGCAAATGATATGATCTGCTACCGTGGCTTCAATCCTGTAGGGAGGGGCTTTGTACTAAGTCGAGCGGAAGCAGTAAAACTGGGTCTTGGAAGTAGCAAAGAGAACTCGGACTATATCAAGGCTTACATGAACGGTCGTGATCTGACACAACGCTCCCGAGATGTTTTCATCCTCGATCTTCATGGTCTGACTAAACAAGAGCTAAGGAAGCAACTTCCGTCTTTGTATCAACATGTCAGAGATCACGTGAAGCCTGAAAGAGACCAGAATAATGAGGAGTATAGACGTGAGAACTGGTGGCTATTTGGTCGTCCAGGAACCAATCTCCGAAATGCACTGGACGCGATTGACAGGTTCATCGCAACACCTTACGTGTCCAAACATCGCTTCTTCCAATTCTTGAACTCGGAGATTTGCCCCGACGATGGATTGGTAAACATCGCTATCGAGGATGCCTATTATCTGGGAGTATTGTGCAGTCGTATCCATGTAACTTGGGCAATGGCAGCAGGTGGTAGACTGGGCGTTGGCAACGATTCGCGCTACAACAACACCCAATGCTTCGACCCCTTCCCTTTTCCCCTAGCTGACGAAAACGAGAAAGCCGAGATACGAGACTTGGGGGAACAGCTGGACCGTCACCGGAAGCAGGTCCTCGACCGGCACGAAGATCTTACGATGACCGGCCTCTACAACGTGCTGGAGAAAGAGCGCGCCCTGAAACAGGATGACCCACAAGGGGCCTCCGGGGAGACGCTGGACGAAGACGAGCGCGAGATCCACGAGAAAGGGCTGGTCGGCGTCCTCCACGAGATCCACGACGAACTCGATGCGGCCGTAGCCCGCGCGTACGGCTGGGAGCCCGGCCTGCCCGAGGACGAAATCCTGCAACGCCTCGTCGACCTCAACGCCAAGCGGAAGGCCGAGGAAGAGCAGGGGAAGGTCCGCTGGCTCCGCCCCGAGTACCAGGCGCCCGAAGAAGTCGCCCAGCAGAGCGAGATGGACCTCGACATCGACTTGCCGGACGACACCGATGTGCTGGAGCCGATGTCCTGGCCGTCCGAGCTCAAAGAGCGCGCTCAGGCCATTCGCCTCGTCATGGAGCAGAGCACCGGCCCACTCACGGTCGAACAGGTCGCTCAGCATTTCCACCGCGCCCGCCGCAAGGACGTCCGCGGCCTTCTAGAGACGCTCGACGCGCTCGGGCTCGTGGAGAAGGCGGGGGAAGGCGTGTTTGCCGCGTAGGGTTGCGCTTGACTCGCTAGAATCGGACACGGGCATTCTAAACGACCATTGCTCATCAGAAGAGCCGTTCATGATCCATGTAGACAGCCGAACGAGCTCATCAAGGTCCGGTGAGAACGGGAAAACGACTACCCGTGAGTAGATTTCGTCCTTTGCCCAGAAAGCGAAATTAGATTGCGCAACGAGCAAGGCTAGAAAGTTGTACGCTGCGTGTTTGCCTCGTTTTCTTAGCGTTTACGATCAAGCCGCCCGGATCTCTACTTTTGACTGGTTGAATTACAGGGAGGGGCAACCCTCGAACCCTCTATCTCTATCCGCGTCAGATAAAGGGTAAGCTTACAGGGAGGTATAAAATGTTAAATAGCACACGAACGTACTCTTGCTTCTTTTCACGAAGGATGTGTATCTACCTCCGCGGTTGTCTCTTTCAGGAAAGATTGTCGGCAATCCTGTCGAACGCTTCGAGCACGCAGGCCGGGTTGAGAGCCTAGGTGTAGAGGGATACGACCGATATGGTGTGCAGGGGTTGACGCTGCATAGACCGAAGGGCGAACGCGTTCTGGCAGTAGGAAGGCATACATCGGCAGAGCCATACGAAGCAACGCTCGTTGTACCTGGCGATGATGCTAGACCGCTAACCACTGATAGGCTGCCAGGTGACGTAGATGAAGCTCCTGAGGCTTATCGGTGGCTTTCTCCACAGCCATTGAATACGTCTGAGCAGAATAACCTCCCCACGCTTTGCGCTGAAATATGTGCCTCGTGGAAGGACCAATTCCGATTTGTAAGTGAGGCTCGCGAGGATGATGAGATTCAACGTCCAGGGCTTCGTGCTCCCCAGATGGGCGCGCTACACGCGTCTTTGGCCCACTGGACGGTTACTAGGGAGGTAGGCACCGTCGTTATGCCCACTGGGACGGGCAAGACTGAAACTATGCTAGCTCTTTTTGCTCGTGAGCGACTAGAAAAGCTCCTCGTGGTCGTACCGACATCGGCCCTGCGTGATCAGATCGCTCGTAAGTTTCTAACGATGGGCGTACTTCCTGATTTCGGAATCGTCGACCGAGATGTCCAGCTTCCCGTTGTCGGACGTATGGAGCATCGGTTTGACACACCGGAGGAGGCGCGGCACTTTCAGGAAAGCTGCAATGTGGTAGTAGCGACCATGTCCGTCATCGGCGGATGCACGAACGAAGTGAAGGACGCGTTGGCGACCGGGTGCAGCCATCTTTTCATCGACGAAGCGCATCACGTACCCGCAAAAACGTGGAGTGCGTTTAAGGAGCGCGCTCGTGAACATGGCAAGCCGATCTTACAGTTCACCGCCACCCCTTACCGGCGCGACGGCAAGCATATCGGCGGAAAATCAATATTCACCTATCCGCTTCGAAAAGCGCAGCAAGAGGGATACTTCGCGCCAATTAAGTTCATCTCAATATGGGAGTACAATCGCGACCTTGCTGACGAGGCTGTCGCCAGACGCGCTATCGGCGCGCTCCGCTCAGATAGAGAGAGTGGCCTCGATCATCTTCTTATGGCACGGACGGAGAGGATTCATCGGGCGGAGGAGGTACATGAGGTGTACGCGCGTCTCGCACCAGATCTGCACCCTCTTATCGTACACAATCGTATGGGGGCCAGAGAGCAAACCGCAGCGATTGAAGCTCTCATGTCTCGTAGGTCGCGCGTCATCGTGTGTGTGAACATGCTGGGAGAAGGCTTCGACCTACCACAACTGAAGATCGCTGCAATCCACGACGTTCATAAGAGCATGGCTGTCACTATTCAATTCGTAGGGAGGTTCGCGCGGGTCGCAGGCGGACTCGGTGACGCTACTGTTGTCGCCAATGCGGCGGATGCGGATGTCGAAGAGGCGATCGACGACCTCTACGTGAAGGACGCCGACTGGAACGACGTGCTGCAGCGCCTGAGCGAGGGTGAAACGTCCCGCCAGCGCCGACGATCTGAGCTTATGAGAGGCTTCCAGACCTCGCCGGGGCCTGTCCCTCTCCAGAACATCCGGCCGAAGATGAGCACCGTGGCCTACCGGACGCAGTGCGAAGACTGGCGACCTCATAAGCTAGATGACTATCTGAAGGATACGCCTCTTCTAGTCGAGCCGACGGTCAATCCGTCGGAGCGTGTGCTCTTTTACATCACACGTGAAGAGCAGGGGGTCGCTTGGGGAGAAACACGGGCCGTGAGCGACCTCGTGCACGACCTGTATCTCGCATACTGGGACGAAGAGCGTGCGCTTCTCTTCATCAATAGCACGAACAACGACAGCTTGCACCGGAAGCTCGCGGAAGTGTTAGTCGGCGAGGACGCGCGGCGCATCCAGGGCGAGCGCATCTACAAGAGCTTTCACGACATCAACCGGCTGACGCTCTCGAACCTGGGACTCTCGCACTTGCACAGTCAGGCGACACAGTTCACGATGCACGTCGGCAGCGATATCCGAGAGGGTCTCAGCCCGGCATCCGTCGAGAACCGCCGAAAAGCAAACATCTTCTCGCGTGGGTTCGAAACCGGCGAGAGCGTAACTATCGGTGCCTCCCACAAGGGGCGCGTGTGGTCATATAAGGTGGCCGAGGGTTTCTCTGACTGGATGGAGTGGTGTGGACGAGTCGGGGACAAGTTGCTTGACCCCTCAGCATCGACAGAGGAGATCCTAGAGCACGCCATCATTCCGAAGATTATCGAGGAGCGTCCCTCGCTCGTCCCAACTCATGTTCAGTGGCCGTTCTACTTCTTAAAGAGAAGCGAAGAAGCCATCTGGGTTGAGGTGGCTGGACATACAGCCCCGTTCTACGAGTCCGAAATCAGAATCACAACCTTCAAGGAAGAGGGTCCCCTTCGGTTCGAAGTCGTCGTCGAAGAGGCATCTGCGGAGTACGAAGTCGTGCTTGGAGAAGAGGAGGTTCAGTACATACCAGTTGGGCAAGAGAAGGCACGCCTCAGAACTACGAGGCGCGAGCAGCCACTCGGTGAGTGGTTTCAGGAGGAGCCGCCGCACATATGGTTTGAGGACACCTCAAAGCTCGACTACAACGAGATCTACCAGCCGAAGGGCGAGCGTGAGCCATACGATCGAACGTCAATCGAGGCGTGGTCCTGGGAGGGTGTCCAGATCAGAAAAGAGTCGCAGTACAAGAAGAAGACAGACCCGCGCCGTCTTGAGCTGCGCTCGGATTCTGTGCAGCGGCACGTTATTGATCGGATGCAGGGTGACTACGGGGCCGACTACGATATCATCTTCGATGACGACGGAAAGGGGGAAATCGCTGATGTCGTCGGGCTTAAAGCAACGGGGGAGCAGCTACTCGTACATTTCCTGCACCTCAAGTACTCGAAGTCGGAGAGCGCTGGCGTACGTGTTGACGACTTCTATGAGGTGTGTGGCCAGGCACAACGAAGCGTCTACTGGCGCGGGGCTGTACAAAGACTATTCAGCCGAATGAAGCTTCGTGAGCAAAAGCGGCAGGAAAACTACGGCGTTTCACGGTTCGAACGAGGCGATCTGCAGAAGCTTGACGAACTGAGCCGACGGGCTAAGCAGCTCGTACCACGTTTTCGCATTTTCGTCGTGCAGCCGGGACTCGAGAAGGAGAGTGTGAACACCCGGGTACTCGACCTGCTGGGTGCGACAGAGGTCTACTTGAAAGAGACCTTTGGTGTACCACTGACTGTGATTTCTAGCTAATTCGATCTTCTCTTGCTAGTAGTAGTGTCGGCTTACTCTCAAGCCGGTAGACTGAAAAGGTCACACGGACCTCCATGCGATCCTCAGTTCAGAGTTCGTAGAAGAGCGAGAGAGCGAAGAAGTCGGCCCCGCGGACGGGGGAAGCCGAGCCAAATGCGCCCCATTTAGCTGATTTTTTCGTGGTCAGATGCCAGTTGCGAAATTGGGGGCGTCCGCTATACTGGTAGGTAACTCCTCGTTTAACACGAATAGCGAGAGCCCGCCTCTCCCATTCCCCTTTGCCTCCGTCGCCAGATTCCTCTAGCCGTTCTCATTCGGACAACGACCGCCCAGGCAAGGGTCACTCAGACCATAACCGCCAGGCGGACATTCGGCGCGTGGCGAAGATCCTCCGAGACGGCGGCTACACATACGACCGGTCGAAGCACCTCATCGCCGAGCCCCGAAAAGAGGTCAGCCTCACGCCCTCGAAGAGAAAGAAGGGAAGCGTGGACCGCTTGACAGGGGAAGAGATCGACCGGCTCCTAACGGCCGCTTATGAGAAGAGCGCGCGGCAAGGACTGATGCTCCGGACCCTCCTCGAGACCGGCATGCGCGTTTCGTTCTTCGCGAAGCTCACAGCCGAGCAGATTGCGTTTCGCGAGAAGGAGATTCGCGTGCGCGGGAGAGGGGGGAAGGCGAGGGACATCCCCATCCTTCAGAGCCTGGTGAACGAGCTGCGCCTGCACCTGGGCAATCGGCGCACCGGCTATGTTTTCCCGTCCCCGCGCGGCGGGCACTATTCATCGCGGCGCATCCAGCAGATCGTCAAGGAGCGGGCGAAAGATGCCGAGATTACAAAGCGCTTCTACCCGCACCTTCTGCGGCATACGGTCGCTAAGCGGCTCGCCGACGAGGGCATGCCGGAGAACCTCCTGCAGAAGTTTCTAGGGCATGAGAATGCGCAGACCACCCAAGTCTACTACGAACCGTCCCGCGCGCAGGTGAAGCAGGCGTTCGAGGATGCGATGGATTAAGACAAGATGATAAACCCTCAGTCTGAAGATGTACACTAAGCTCACACCCTCGTAGTGATAGATCAATCAGATTCGTGATCCGGCGACTAGGATTAACCATTCTTCATCTGTCAATTATCCTTTTACCGGGGGTGATTTACATCCTATCGAGATCGTTTGCGATCGTCCCGAGTCGTTTTGATGACGTCGTCTATGATTTTCTGATTCCGGACCTTGGTCTCGTCTTTCTCTGTGCTAGCTCTGCAATAATATATTTGCTCTGGACACGTGCCCCGCGGTCTGTGTCGTTTATACCGAAGTGGATGGATTGGTTGGCCTATCTCTTCATCGTTCCATTGACGTTCCTTCTTGGGTTCGACAATGTTATTCTATACTATCAAGGGTCGTTGCCCACTGCTGTTAGCGTATCATGCCTCCTTGTATTCATCACCCATATGATTGCTCACCTATTGCCTATGCTCGCATTAGAAAAGATTTATTCTCGAGTCAACGCATGGTGGTCGCAATAATTCTGATGCCGTCTGGAGTTCAGAGCAGAGACTCTACATTAACTGGTTGAGATAATTGAGAGGCCTACAAGACGGTTTATAGTGGAGACTACCTGTGATAACGCTCTACGTTCTGGACCCTTGGGAAACGAGCTGATACTTAGAGCTCGCGAGAAGTTGTTGGAGCCATTGCACGCACAATAGTCTGACTGAGAAGTCAACTTCTAGATATAGCTTTGTCTTGATAGCGTCTGTCGTCTGGCGTGGTGCTTGCGTTTCCCACCAGGGAGATTTCCACCGCCGTATTAGTAATCTATATCACTCCCAAAGCTCATGGAAACTGAGACATCTTCTAGTGAAGCGGAATCAAGCGGCGTTGTTCGGTGGCTCGTGTATGCTTCGATGACAATTGCAGCAGGTTTCCTCGGAAAGATATTTGGCTTCACTGGAGTTCTTGTCGTCGTTGTAAGCGTCTTCGCCTACTACGTTTACCACGGCTATTCAAAAGCCTAAGGGAGTCGCCGCATTCAGTTCGCAACCTACTTCTGCCAATACGCTCGGAAGCAAAGAACCGGAGTTGCGGGCTCAGCATGGCGACCCCATTGTAGTATCCAGGTGTGTTGATGCCTGCTTTGCGCAGTCGAACTTTCGGATTGGATTTAGGCCCATGGTTGAAAAAGATTTGTACTCTGTACTCGGAGTTGCCTCCGATGCATCGCAGAACGAAATCCGCGATGCGTACATCCGGATCAGCCGTGTCGTCCATCCAGACCGGTTTAACGAGAACGAGCAGCCGGTTGAGTGGCGGCAGGCCAATAAGATGCTGAAGGAAGCGAATCAAGCATACGAGATACTGAGCGATACTGATAAACGGGCACAGTACGACAGAGCACGTGCTTCCTCCCAGTCGTCTACCTCAAAGCGAGGTCAGAAGACGTCCTCGCGAGCAGCCTCGAACCAAGAACGAAGCGGTACCGCAACGAGTGCCCCAATGAACGCTGGGCGGGCTGTTTTCAGCGACCTTCCTGAAAACGTCCGAAAAAGGCTTCTTGACCGGCAGGATGGAAAAGCAGGGAGGCAATGGGACGCACAGACAGACGGGGTCTTCTGGAAGTACGTTTGGCTTATTGTCCCGTGTGGATGGTTTTGGCTCCTGTTTACGTTCGCATCCGAAAATCAATGGGGGGAGTCCGAACTTTTCTGGCTCAGTCTTATCACCGTTGCGGTTTCGCTCTTCATCGGCCGACAGGCCCATTGGATCTGGAGGTGGCACAAATCTAACCTTAAGTGCCGGTTCTATGTGACTCCCCTCTATTTCGTGCAGGCTCATCTCGATGAGGTGAGATGGTGGCCGCTATTGAGTCTACAAGACCTCAAGGTTACCCACAATCATCGCAACGGTGGATATCAGAATACAGATATACAGCTGATCTTCTCTGAAGAGACCTGGGAGGTGACGATCTCCTCGAAGCACGATGCCGAGTCTCTGCTTGACGGGATGCGCAAGGTCGATCAGAAGATGCGTCAAGCCGCAGAGAAAAAGCAGTGGGGGTACTTCGCTGAACACGATGATTTCCGTTCCGCCACGTCACAGGACATGAAGCGCGGATGGTTGACCAAAGTCCGCGGCTTGGCTTATGGTCTGCCCTTGACGGCCGGTCTTATCTTGATGCTAGCAGCTTTCAGCATCAACGTTGACAATCCCCCCGGTCCTAGCACCTCGCCTGCACTCAGTGGCGAGAGAACGAACACGTCGAGGTCCCCTCGTCCGGTGCCTCAAGAGACAGAGGCACCTCGAAACACCTTCGACGCTCCCCCGCAACCGTTGCCCCGTAGTGGTGATGTGAAAAGGTATCACACAGGGCGTGCGGTAGCCCCTCTCGAAATCAGAACGCGTGCGGTTGAACGCGATTATGCTGACCGCCACTACTTCGTTAAGATCACGGACTACGAGACAGATCGCCGAATTGCGACCGCCTTCGTTCGAGGTGGTGACACGACGAAGATATCGGTGCCTCTCGGCACTTTCCGTTTAAAGTATGCCACCGGAGAGACGTGGTACGGAGAAAACCTACACTTTGGACCTGAAACGGTCTACAGCGAAGCGGATCAGGCGCTTTATTTCGCCGACCAAGGCAACCAGTACAGCGGTTACACGGTGGAGCTATTTCTGCAAAGGAACGGCAACCTGAGAACTGATCGAATTGGACGAGATGAGTTCTGAATCATCGGGACTGAACCGAATCCTCCGTGTGCAGATGCGAAAACAGGGGCAACTCTCTCTCGTGAGTTGTGCTTTTCCTTGGATAGGCGCGTGATGCTCAAGGAATTGAGCCGCTCTTCCGTTGAGGGTCCCTGTCCGAGAAGGTCAATGTCCCGAGTGGGCTGGGTCTCGGCGCTCCCCACTGTTCAAAGGAGAAGCGCCCCCTTCAGGACGAAGTGTTGAGCTTGCTCCGTCTGAGCCAGCCGGTAGAGGAACCGTTCGATGCCGTAGTACTGAAGCAGTTCGTTGAACGGGCGCCCGGTGTCGCGAGCCTGGTTCAGCAGGCGGTTGTGCACCGACGCGGGAACGTTCGACAGATTGCGGGTCATCGATGCGGGAAACGGATGAACATGGCAGGAGGGAGATGCGACGGCCGCCTCAGGCCGTGAGGGCTTCCAGGTACGGCTGCATGACCCGGTCGACGCGGCAGAGGCGTCTATACCGAAGGACGTCGGCTACAGAGGATGTCCGCTTTTCTAGATATGAGCGAAGCGCCTGCACAGCGATCTCGTGCTGATCTGTCCCTAGCGCTTGGCGATCTCATCCCAGTCTGGGCGATACATCACTGGATCTGGTATCGATGCCACGGCTTGCCCGCCGTCAGTTCCATAGGCATCGGCTCCCGGTGCGGTGCCGAACGGGAGGGAGGGGCGAGCGGGGCTGCGGCGCGCGGTCGGTCCTCGCAGGACTGAAAATGGGTATTCAGGAGGAAGAGACGCGGCAGGGCGTATTTCCCATGGCAAAGTAGGTCCGCATGGTTATATTTGCTGACCTGAGACCGTCGTCGAATGGACTCTCGCCGTGTGTCAGCGCTCCGAAAGGGTGCGACCGTTCCCTTCGGCGATGGAGACCACGTAAGTGGTATACCCCCACGTGGGTTCGCGTCACGACGGACGTAGATTTGTAGCCCTTGGTTTGCTTACAGGACGGCTACGCGCACAATGCCGATCCCCGAACATTTAAACGACAGACCGTGAAATTACCCCTATTGGCTACGATCCTCCTTCTTCTATTCGCGCTCGACCCGAGAGCGAGCCATGCCCAGAATACAAATAGCGACTACGCGTACGTAGAGGAGGAACTCTCGGATGTTGTGGAGGGCACGGTAGGAAGCGGATCCGGGAATTATCAGGTATCAGAGAGACGCATCGAGAAAAATGGAATCAGCTACGAACGGCCCTTCTTCGGCGACAATAAGTATTACATCCACTCGATTGCCTCGAAGCAAGAGTCCGTCGTCAGGCTGACCATCACGTGCAACAACTACCGGGTGCTGGACGAGTCCTGGTCCAGTAATGCCGTCGGCGCGTCCTTCGATCCTCCCCACGGGCAGACGCAAGCGTGCACGATAAAAACGTTCATTTCGAGGTCCAGCGCGCCCGACAAGCCGCATTTCATCGGCATGGCCATCATGTACAGTAAGCAGAAGGAGTGACGGCCGGAAGGAGTAGAGCGGCAGACCGGGTGACGCCAAAGCATTACACGTAGAAGAAATACAGGACCGTGGTTGAGACGGTCACGAATAGCAGCGAGAGAAGGCTGCCCGCCTTCAGGTAATCGGAGACGCGGTAGCCACCGGGCGTCATCAGGAGGGCGTTGACGTGGTGCGTGGGGAGGATGAACGAGTTTGCCGCGCAGAGCCCAACCTGAAGGACGAGCGCCTGCGCACTG
This DNA window, taken from Longibacter salinarum, encodes the following:
- a CDS encoding DEAD/DEAH box helicase, which produces MQGLTLHRPKGERVLAVGRHTSAEPYEATLVVPGDDARPLTTDRLPGDVDEAPEAYRWLSPQPLNTSEQNNLPTLCAEICASWKDQFRFVSEAREDDEIQRPGLRAPQMGALHASLAHWTVTREVGTVVMPTGTGKTETMLALFARERLEKLLVVVPTSALRDQIARKFLTMGVLPDFGIVDRDVQLPVVGRMEHRFDTPEEARHFQESCNVVVATMSVIGGCTNEVKDALATGCSHLFIDEAHHVPAKTWSAFKERAREHGKPILQFTATPYRRDGKHIGGKSIFTYPLRKAQQEGYFAPIKFISIWEYNRDLADEAVARRAIGALRSDRESGLDHLLMARTERIHRAEEVHEVYARLAPDLHPLIVHNRMGAREQTAAIEALMSRRSRVIVCVNMLGEGFDLPQLKIAAIHDVHKSMAVTIQFVGRFARVAGGLGDATVVANAADADVEEAIDDLYVKDADWNDVLQRLSEGETSRQRRRSELMRGFQTSPGPVPLQNIRPKMSTVAYRTQCEDWRPHKLDDYLKDTPLLVEPTVNPSERVLFYITREEQGVAWGETRAVSDLVHDLYLAYWDEERALLFINSTNNDSLHRKLAEVLVGEDARRIQGERIYKSFHDINRLTLSNLGLSHLHSQATQFTMHVGSDIREGLSPASVENRRKANIFSRGFETGESVTIGASHKGRVWSYKVAEGFSDWMEWCGRVGDKLLDPSASTEEILEHAIIPKIIEERPSLVPTHVQWPFYFLKRSEEAIWVEVAGHTAPFYESEIRITTFKEEGPLRFEVVVEEASAEYEVVLGEEEVQYIPVGQEKARLRTTRREQPLGEWFQEEPPHIWFEDTSKLDYNEIYQPKGEREPYDRTSIEAWSWEGVQIRKESQYKKKTDPRRLELRSDSVQRHVIDRMQGDYGADYDIIFDDDGKGEIADVVGLKATGEQLLVHFLHLKYSKSESAGVRVDDFYEVCGQAQRSVYWRGAVQRLFSRMKLREQKRQENYGVSRFERGDLQKLDELSRRAKQLVPRFRIFVVQPGLEKESVNTRVLDLLGATEVYLKETFGVPLTVISS
- a CDS encoding J domain-containing protein; translation: MVEKDLYSVLGVASDASQNEIRDAYIRISRVVHPDRFNENEQPVEWRQANKMLKEANQAYEILSDTDKRAQYDRARASSQSSTSKRGQKTSSRAASNQERSGTATSAPMNAGRAVFSDLPENVRKRLLDRQDGKAGRQWDAQTDGVFWKYVWLIVPCGWFWLLFTFASENQWGESELFWLSLITVAVSLFIGRQAHWIWRWHKSNLKCRFYVTPLYFVQAHLDEVRWWPLLSLQDLKVTHNHRNGGYQNTDIQLIFSEETWEVTISSKHDAESLLDGMRKVDQKMRQAAEKKQWGYFAEHDDFRSATSQDMKRGWLTKVRGLAYGLPLTAGLILMLAAFSINVDNPPGPSTSPALSGERTNTSRSPRPVPQETEAPRNTFDAPPQPLPRSGDVKRYHTGRAVAPLEIRTRAVERDYADRHYFVKITDYETDRRIATAFVRGGDTTKISVPLGTFRLKYATGETWYGENLHFGPETVYSEADQALYFADQGNQYSGYTVELFLQRNGNLRTDRIGRDEF
- a CDS encoding tyrosine-type recombinase/integrase gives rise to the protein MPPSPDSSSRSHSDNDRPGKGHSDHNRQADIRRVAKILRDGGYTYDRSKHLIAEPRKEVSLTPSKRKKGSVDRLTGEEIDRLLTAAYEKSARQGLMLRTLLETGMRVSFFAKLTAEQIAFREKEIRVRGRGGKARDIPILQSLVNELRLHLGNRRTGYVFPSPRGGHYSSRRIQQIVKERAKDAEITKRFYPHLLRHTVAKRLADEGMPENLLQKFLGHENAQTTQVYYEPSRAQVKQAFEDAMD